One Mesorhizobium sp. L-2-11 genomic region harbors:
- a CDS encoding NADH-quinone oxidoreductase subunit C — MSVETSLIRTLIAERFGGEIEELGFSHGVHAFASPPDMIVELCQFLKGHPTLRFDFLSDICGVDHYPETLRYEAVYHLYSLPNKWRVRIKCRLGDPPRVPSVTGVWRTANWHEREAWDMYGIRFEGHPDLRRIYMWEGFEGFPQRKDFPLRGYKDTLNPFGAEGPPPTQPDLATKDIP; from the coding sequence ATGAGCGTGGAGACGTCCCTCATCCGAACCCTGATCGCGGAACGTTTCGGGGGGGAAATCGAGGAGCTTGGCTTCTCGCATGGGGTTCACGCTTTCGCCTCACCGCCTGACATGATCGTCGAGCTCTGCCAATTCCTGAAGGGCCATCCGACGCTGCGGTTCGATTTCCTGTCCGACATCTGCGGGGTCGACCATTATCCCGAAACGCTGCGCTACGAGGCGGTGTACCACCTCTATTCGCTGCCGAACAAATGGCGCGTTCGGATCAAATGCCGCCTCGGCGATCCGCCGCGGGTCCCGTCGGTGACGGGAGTCTGGCGGACCGCCAACTGGCACGAGCGCGAGGCTTGGGACATGTATGGCATCCGGTTCGAGGGCCATCCCGACCTGCGCCGAATCTACATGTGGGAAGGCTTCGAGGGCTTTCCGCAGCGCAAGGACTTTCCGCTCCGGGGCTACAAGGACACGCTGAACCCGTTTGGCGCGGAAGGCCCGCCGCCGACGCAGCCCGATCTCGCCACCAAGGACATTCCATAA
- a CDS encoding NuoB/complex I 20 kDa subunit family protein translates to MGGIGETIRDSVLFTTADSVISWSRRSALWPETFGIACCAIEMISAGCARYDLDRFGVVFRPSPRQSDVMIIAGTVTRKFAPVVRRLFDQMPEPRWVIAMGTCAISGGVYNTYAVVQGAETFVPVDVHVPGCPPRPEALMHGILLLQEKIKRSRALAGTPLDRVVAS, encoded by the coding sequence ATGGGAGGAATAGGCGAAACGATTCGCGACAGCGTGCTGTTCACCACCGCCGACAGCGTCATCAGCTGGAGCCGGCGGTCGGCGCTCTGGCCCGAAACCTTCGGGATTGCCTGCTGCGCCATCGAGATGATTTCGGCCGGCTGCGCCCGCTACGACCTCGACCGCTTCGGCGTGGTGTTTCGACCTTCGCCCCGCCAGTCCGACGTGATGATCATCGCCGGCACGGTGACGCGGAAGTTCGCTCCGGTCGTGCGCCGGCTCTTCGACCAGATGCCGGAGCCACGCTGGGTCATCGCCATGGGCACCTGCGCGATCTCGGGCGGGGTCTACAACACTTACGCCGTGGTGCAGGGGGCGGAGACTTTCGTGCCGGTGGACGTGCATGTGCCCGGCTGCCCGCCGCGGCCCGAGGCACTGATGCATGGCATCCTTCTGCTCCAAGAGAAGATCAAGAGGTCCCGCGCGCTGGCCGGGACGCCTCTGGACCGGGTTGTAGCCTCATGA
- a CDS encoding NADH-quinone oxidoreductase subunit A — MTGMEFLPVLFMVAGIVLVAVATLFVSSLLRPSNPYPAKNMPYECGMDPAGEAAGGRFRVQFFILAILLVVFDVEAMFLFPWAVVLEEIGLVGYVEMFVFMLLLIVGFAYAWLKGALEWEE, encoded by the coding sequence ATGACTGGAATGGAATTCCTGCCGGTTCTCTTCATGGTCGCCGGAATTGTCCTGGTGGCCGTGGCGACGCTGTTCGTCTCCTCGCTCCTGCGCCCGTCCAACCCCTATCCCGCGAAGAACATGCCCTATGAGTGCGGTATGGACCCGGCCGGCGAGGCCGCCGGGGGCCGCTTTAGGGTGCAGTTCTTCATCCTAGCAATCCTGCTGGTGGTGTTCGACGTCGAGGCGATGTTCCTGTTTCCCTGGGCGGTCGTGCTGGAGGAGATCGGGCTCGTCGGCTATGTCGAGATGTTTGTCTTCATGCTGCTGCTCATCGTGGGCTTCGCCTACGCCTGGCTGAAAGGAGCGCTGGAATGGGAGGAATAG
- a CDS encoding NADH-quinone oxidoreductase subunit N: MTDAALYQSILASLPEIVVVTGACILLILGQIVPKGSGHFLVWASAATVLVAALATLLLAGEVRPAYSGMFIADRFAVFFKMVFYLSTILTFLLSRKYAEIEEIALSEYYVLLLFALSGMMIMASATDLLSIYVGLELMALSTYVLTGFLRKERRSNEASLKYVVLGGVSTGIFLYGVSLIYGITGTTQLHGMAAAVTGDPLDPGLLLAVVFIVAGLVFKVGAVPFHMWVPDVYEGAPTTITAFMSVAPKAAGFAVILRVFLNPLVAASDAWIIVAVIAVVTMALGSFVALVQDNFKRLLAYSSIAHAGFALFGVVAGGADGIAGVMLYLLIYAFMNLGIFGIVIMMRNGDFSGEVIEDYAGFAKSHRGLALLMLLYLFALAGIPPTAGFFAKFYVLVALVERGFVTLAVIAVLLSAVAAYFYIRIVMVIYMREPERAFEPALTPSVRATLALTAAGTIGIGLFPAWFLRLAQSSVFGG; the protein is encoded by the coding sequence ATGACCGACGCCGCGCTCTACCAGTCGATCCTTGCGAGCCTGCCCGAGATCGTCGTGGTCACCGGCGCCTGCATCCTCCTGATCCTGGGTCAGATTGTGCCAAAGGGGTCAGGGCATTTCCTCGTCTGGGCTTCCGCTGCAACCGTGCTGGTTGCGGCCCTAGCGACATTGCTACTGGCGGGCGAGGTGCGGCCGGCCTATTCGGGCATGTTTATCGCCGACCGCTTCGCGGTCTTCTTCAAGATGGTGTTCTACCTTTCGACCATCCTGACGTTCCTCCTGTCGCGAAAATATGCCGAGATCGAGGAGATCGCGTTGAGCGAATACTATGTCCTGCTGCTCTTTGCGCTTTCCGGCATGATGATCATGGCCTCGGCAACCGATCTTCTGTCGATCTATGTCGGCCTCGAGCTGATGGCGCTCTCGACCTATGTGCTCACCGGCTTCCTCAGGAAGGAGCGGCGGTCGAACGAGGCGTCGCTGAAATACGTGGTTCTCGGCGGGGTCTCGACGGGAATCTTCCTCTACGGCGTCTCGCTGATCTACGGGATCACCGGCACGACGCAGCTGCACGGGATGGCTGCGGCGGTGACCGGCGACCCGCTCGATCCCGGATTGCTCCTGGCGGTGGTCTTCATCGTCGCGGGGCTGGTCTTCAAGGTCGGCGCGGTGCCGTTCCACATGTGGGTGCCGGACGTCTATGAAGGCGCGCCGACGACAATCACGGCCTTCATGTCGGTCGCCCCCAAGGCGGCCGGGTTCGCGGTGATCCTGCGCGTGTTCCTCAACCCGCTGGTCGCCGCTTCCGACGCCTGGATCATCGTCGCGGTGATCGCGGTGGTGACGATGGCGCTCGGCAGCTTCGTGGCGCTTGTGCAGGACAATTTCAAGCGCCTTCTCGCCTATTCCAGCATCGCCCATGCGGGCTTCGCGCTCTTCGGCGTGGTGGCGGGTGGCGCCGACGGGATTGCCGGCGTGATGCTCTACCTGCTGATCTACGCCTTCATGAATCTCGGTATCTTCGGCATCGTCATCATGATGCGGAATGGCGATTTTTCCGGCGAGGTCATCGAGGACTACGCCGGCTTCGCCAAGTCGCATCGCGGGTTGGCGCTTCTGATGCTGCTCTACCTGTTCGCGCTCGCCGGCATTCCGCCGACAGCCGGGTTCTTCGCCAAGTTCTACGTGCTGGTGGCGCTCGTCGAGCGGGGTTTCGTCACGCTGGCGGTGATCGCGGTGCTGTTGAGCGCCGTCGCCGCCTACTTCTACATCCGCATCGTCATGGTGATCTACATGCGCGAGCCGGAGCGCGCGTTCGAGCCTGCCCTGACGCCGTCCGTCCGCGCCACGCTCGCCTTGACCGCCGCCGGCACCATCGGCATCGGACTGTTTCCGGCGTGGTTTCTGAGGCTTGCCCAGAGTTCCGTGTTCGGCGGTTGA